The segment CTATTAAAGCTTTCGCCTCATTGCGTTTTAAGGTGGGTAAGGTTCCGGTAATAACAAAGGTTTTTCCCGTTAAGGAGGTTAAGGAAACAGTGGAAGATTTTTTCGGTGCTGGGGTTGCTTCTAATTGTAACCCAACATTTTTCAATTGTTGAATAAGATCGCAATTTTCAGAGATTTTAAACCAATCAACCACCGATTGAGCAATTTCTTCTCCAATGCCATAAACTAAACTTAAGGATGAAAGAGAGGCTTGAGATAATTGGTCAACATTGGGGAAGTTTTCCGCTAAAATTTGCGCCGTAACACTACCCACATAACGAATTCCTAACCCATACAAAACCCGTGACCAAGGTTGTTGTTTACTGCTTTCAATTGCCTTAATCAAATTTTCCGCAGATTTTGTTCCCATTCGTTCTAAATTGGCAACTTTTTCGGGGGTTAAATCATATAAATCAGCTAAGGAATTAATTAACCCATTCTTAATCAATAAAATGACAATTTTTTCCCCTAACCCCCGAATATCTAAAGCATCTCTGGAGGCCCAATGAACTAAACTACCCCGTAAAATTGCGGGACAAGAACCATTAATACAACGGGTGACGGCTTCTCCTAGGGGACGGACTAAGGTAGAATGACACTCAGGGCAACTCTCAGGCATTTGATAGGGTTGAGTATTGGGGGGTCGTAGTTCCGTTAAGACGCGAACCACTTCAGGAATAATTTCCCCGGCCTTGCGAATGATCACCGTATCCCCCACACGGATGTCTAATTGGGCAATGCGATCGCTATTATGTAAGGTAGCCCGTTGGACGATGGTTCCCGCTAAATGGACAGGTTTCATCACGGCCATGGGGGTGACGGCCCCTGTTCGTCCCACATTGACGATGATATCTTCAACTAAGGTAGGGGCCTCTTCTGCTGGATATTTGAGTGCGATCGCCCAACGAGGGAATTTTTGAGTAAACCCTAATTGTTGTTGTAACTGATAAGAATTTAGTTTAACTACCACCCCATCTGTCATATAAGGTAAATCTTTTCTCGCGGTTTCCCAATAACTAAAATAGGCAGCAACTTCTGCAAGGGAGGGGCATAATTTACGGTGAGGATTAACTAAAAAGCCACTCTTTTGTAAGTATTCTAAAGAGTCCCATTGGCTGGTAATTTCTGAGTTAAGAAGATGTAAAGTATAAGCAAAAAATTGTAAGCGTCTTTGATCAACAATTTTGGGATCTAATTGTCTTAAAGTTCCGGCCGCAGCGTTACGGGGGTTAGCAAATAAAGCCTCACCTATTTGTTGTCTTTCTTGGTTAATGCGAGCAAATTCATCTAGGGGCAAAAAAGCCTCTCCTCGAACTTCTAATAGGGGCGGAGGGTTATCTAAATTTAACTTTAAAGGAATAGAACGAATCGTGCGAATATTTTGAGTAATGTCTTCTCCTGTGTTGCCATCTCCTCTTGTGACTCCTCGAATTAATAGACCATTTTCATAAGTCAAAGCTAAGGCTGATCCATCAATTTTTAACTCACAAACATATTCAAATTTATCAATATTTTTATTTTCAGAATGACGTTGCCATCGTTGTTCCCATTGTTTTAGTTCATCGAGATTAAAGGCATTTTCTAGACTATAGAGGGGGATATTATGGGTGACAGAAATAAATTGAGAAGCTAGTTTATCTCCTACTCTTTGAGTTGGACTATCAGGGGTGATGAGGTCAGGATTTTGGTTTTCGAGGGTTTCTAATTCCCGATATAATTGATCGTAAACTGAGTCCTCCATAATAGGATTATCGAGGACATAATAAGCATAACTCGCTTTTTGCAGTTGTTGCCGGAGTTGTTGAATACGCTGTGGGATAGGTGAGTCATTAATCATTATTTTTAATGTGTTTATTGACAAATATTTTGAGTATGGATAAGTTATCCTGATCAGCTTTATCTTCTTTATTGAAACACAGTCAGCTAGAAAATAACCATAAAATTATTGTTTATTTACCCTATTTATCTGAGACTAGAGGAGGCTATTTGGCAGTTTAAAGCTAGGGAAAATAAGATGGGGGCTGATTCAATATGTTATAATATAAGTAATTTTGAATTTTGCTAAAAATTTTTTTTTAGTCAACTCACAGATTTAGCTCACATGACGGATCAAATTGCCTTAAGTATCGATATCGATACTCTTATTATTTTTGCCCTCGTTACTTTAATACTAATGTTCTTAAGTATTGGTATTGTTCTTTTACCGAGAGTGATGGGAAAAATAATTACCCATTTTTTATCAGGAGAAATTCCCACAATTTACAAGAAAATAATCGTCCCCTATCACAACTGGTTAGGGTTAATTCTGTTGCTGACGGTGACAGATATCTTGATGATTTTCCTACACATTCCCCCCTGGTTAAAACTATTAGAAATCCCCCTAGGGTTAAGTATCGATGTGCTGATTATATGGGTGGGATTTCAAATTTTCCAGGACTTCTTTGATCGTTATCTATTAGAAGCGGCGATCGCTAATAGTAGTAAACTCAATAGTGAGTTTATTATTATTGCAAAATACTTCGCCAATGTGGCGATTATTATTATCGTTTTATTTGTCTTTGCTGAAACCCATAATATTAATGTATTGGGTTTATTTGCCAGTTTAGGAATTGGGGGTTTAGCGGTTGCTTTTGCAGCACAAAAAAGTTTAGAACAACTCCTAGGGGGCATTGTTTTATATTTAGATAAACCCTTCGTTGCTGATGACTATATTGGGCTACCTGATGGCACTTTTGGCCGTGTAGAATCAGTCGGTTTACGGTCAACTAAAATTAGAACATCGGGAAAAGGAACCTTAATGATTGTTCCTAATAGTTCTTTAACTCAGATAAATATTGAGAACTTTACGGGAGGTAAAAAAGTGGTTTCTTTAATTTATTTAACCTTTTATAGTCTCATTCCTGAAGATGAAAAGGCCCTAATTCGCCAAGTTATTTTAGACAGTACCAGTGATATTTTTGGCATTGACTCTCGTAGTACAGAAGTCATTTTTAAAGAGATGTCTAGTAAAAATGGAAAATTGCCCGTTACCCAAGCACAAATCAACTTTTTTATATTAGGATCAGGGGAAGTTTCCATGGAATTACGCCGTCAATTTTTAGATATTGCCAATCAACAAATCACCCATGAACTCAAAGAATACGGTATTGCTTTTGAGATTGAAGATAAAACCATTAATGTTGATTCCCCCATTACTATCTAAGTTAAAATACCCTGTGAATTAATTGTACAGTAACTTAGCAAACATTAATCATGACAACCTTCCTAGACTATCTACAAAACATATTTCAATTTAACGAAGCCACACAAACATTAATTATAAAATTTGGTTTGCAAGTTTTCATTTTTTTACTATTCCTTATTTTATCTTTATTTATTGGACGTTACACACCTTTTTTAGTTAAAATCATCATTCAAAAATTCTCCCCAAAAAAGGTTTCAGAGATTTATGACAATCTAATCACTCCCATAGAAAATCTTTTTAAAATAACAGGTACTTTCCTTTTAGTTTCCCTTTCTCTCAATTTTCTAAAAGCTTATCCAGGTATTCATGGATTTATCAAATTCTTTGTTGATTTTAGTTTAATAGGAAGCTTAGCGTGGCTTATTTCTCGATTATTTCGCCAATTTGTTCGCATTTATGGCATTGAATTAATCCGAAAATTAGGAAGAGAAGCAGATGAATTATTGCTGGTTTTTGAAACTATTTTCAATGTAATGGTTGGCTTTATTGCTGTTATTGCCTTTGCCCAAAATCAGCAAATTAATTTAGTCGGATTATTAGCCAGTTTAGGAATTGGTGGTTTAGCCATTGCTTTTGCTGCCCAAAAAACCTTAGAACAACTTTTAGGAACCTGTGTTCTATATCTAGATCGTCCCTTTATTCCGGGGGAATATATCAGATTACCCAGTGGTTTATTTGGTCGTGTCGAATCAATTGGGTTACGTTCAACTAAGATCAGAACAGCCGCGAAAAGTACCTTAATGATTGTCCCAAATTCAATTATGGCAAACCTTGAAATTGAGAACGTTACCCGTGGTAAAAAAGTCATGGTACTCCTTTATTTAGACTTTACTAAAGAGTTAGAAGATTCAGAACAAGCCTTAGTAGAACAAGTCGTCAAAGAAAGTACAGATGCCCTATTTGGGATCGATCCTGGGAGTACCAAAATCACCCTATTTCCCCAAGAAAGTAAACCAGGAATTCGTGCTAGAGTAACTTTCTTTATTCTGGGTTCGAGCGAAAATTCCCTAGAATTACGAAAGCGTTTATTAGAATTAGCCAATGATAAAATTACCAGTCAACTCATGAGTTATGGTATTGAATTTACGGTGCAGGAACCGACAATTTATGTCGAATCTCCTGTTACAATTTAGTAGGACTAAAGCCCCTGTATTTGCCCTGTCCTCTCAAAACATAAATACATCACAATTGAGGCATAAACTTTGGTAACAATTTGCTGTGGTAAGGTTCAATTTAACAATATCCAAGCCATCATTTTTGATAAAGATGGTACCCTGGAAGATTCTCAAAACTTTTTACGAGAATTAACTATTCGTCGCGCTCGTTTAATAGATGCTCAAATTCCTGGCATTGGGGAACCTTTATTAATGGCCTTTGGTCTACAAGATAACCGTTTAGATCCCACAGGTTTAATGGCTGTTGGCAGTCGTCAAGAAAACCTAATTGCAGCAGCCGCTTACATTGCAGAAACGGGACGCAGTTGGTTTGAATCCTTAGAACTTGCCCAAAATGCTTTTACAGAAACCGATAAATATTTGCCCAAAAATGCTTCAACTTCCCCTCTATTTACAGGTAGTTTAGATGTCTTAAAAATTCTAGCTGATGGTGGATTAAGATTAGGCATTCTTTCTGCGGCACCGACGAAAGATGTGGAAAATTTTGTGCGGGAACATCAATTATCAAATTATATTCAATTAATGATGGGTGGCGATCAAACCTTTACCAAACCAGATCCCCAGTTATTTATTCAGGCGTGTAAAAATCTTGAAACTCCCCCAAATCTAACCTTAATGGTAGGAGATTCCCAAGGAGATATTATCATGGCACAACAAGCAGGAGTCGGAGGAACAATTGGTATTTGTTGGGGAAACTCTCACGCCCCTCATCTGGAAAAAGCAGATATCATCATTACTCAACTTGAGGAAATCCAGATCTGCTAATTCCGATTTTAGGGTGTATGATGATACGTTAATAAAAACTTCATCTGTATCGTTAATTTAGAGAGGGTAAAGAAAATTGACTCGCCGTTATCTATTTACTTCTGAATCTGTAACTGAAGGTCATCCCGATAAAATCTGTGACCAAATCTCTGACACCATTATTGACACCCTACTCTACCATGATGATCAAAGTCGGGTAGCGGCCGAAGTTGTTGTTAATACTGGTTTAGTCTTAATCACTGGGGAAGTAACTTCTAAAGCAAATGTTAATTTTGTTGATCTAGCCCGCAAGAAAATTGCCGAAATTGGCTATATTGATGCTGATAATGGTTTCTCTGCCAATAGTTGCGCGGTATTAGTTGCCTTAGATGAACAATCTGCTGATATTGCCCAAGGTGTCACCCAAGCCCATGAACAACGGACAGCCCTCAGCGATGACGAATTAGATCGCATCGGTGCAGGAGATCAAGGGATCATGTTTGGCTATGCTTGCAATGAAACCCCTGAATTAATGCCCTTACCCATTAGTTTAGCCCACCGTTTCGCCCGTCGTTTAGCTGTGGTGCGGAAAATGGGAGAATTATCCTATTTACGGCCCGATGGCAAAACTCAAGTTTCTATCGTTTATGAAGATGGTATTCCTGTGGGTATCGATACCATTCTCATCTCGACACAACATAATGAAACCATTGGTGCCATTACCGAAAACGACGCGGTTCAAGCTAAAATTAAATCCGATCTCTGGGATGCGGTGGTTTTACCCGTTTTAGGGGATATGGAGATGAAACCCACCTCAGAAACCCGTTTTCTGGTTAATCCTACCGGAAAATTTGTCATTGGTGGCCCCCAAGGTGATGCCGGGTTAACAGGACGTAAAATTATTGTGGATACTTATGGCGGTTATTCTCGTCATGGTGGCGGCGCATTTTCTGGTAAAGATCCCACTAAAGTTGACCGTTCCGCGGCCTATGCTTGTCGCTATGTAGCTAAAAATATTGTGGCTGCTGGTTTAGCTGATAAGTGTGAAGTCCAACTAAGTTATGCGATCGGGGTTGCTCGTCCTGTTAGTATTTTAGTAGAAACTTTTGGCACTGGCAAGGTGGATGAAAATAACTTATTAGACGCAGTTCAGGAACTATTTGAATTACGTCCTGCGGGCATTATTCAGTCTCTCAACCTGCGTCAACTGCCTTCACAACGGGGGGGACGTTTTTATCAAGATGTAGCTGCTTATGGGCATTTTGGACGTAATGATCTGGATTTACCTTGGGAAGCAACGGACAAAGCGACTTTACTCAAAGATATGTTGGCGAGTCCCTTAGCTGTTGGTGTTTAATCCTGACTATTTTTGAACTTTAGAGGGAAAAGGGATTTAACTCTTTTCCCTTAATTTGTTATCGTTAATTTAGCAGGGCTTCATATAAACAAATTTTAGATGAAAATTCGTTAAACTATTCTTCCGAAAATCCATCAATTTCACTACAAATTTCATAAAAATCAGTCTTAGGTGGCTTCACAAATAACGGGGTCATTTCTGCTAATAATTTCTGATAAATCTCATTTTGATTCGCTTCCATATCCTCAAGTTTTTCCCACATAATCACAGCAATTCCTTCATCTGTACCAGGCTTTTGTAACAAAAAAGCTCCCTTAAACCCTTGCTTATAGGTCGAAACCGCTTTTTCGTAAAGTCGCTGTGCTTCGGCAAACTGCCCTGGTTTAAATTCCCCCACGGCAACATAAGCGTATTTATGGGTGAGAAAATCGAGAAATTCTGCTGACATTATTAAACTCCAAAATAATGATTCACTTTCTGGGTAAAAACTAGATTTTGAGCAAAAATTTGCGACAATAAAGCAAAAATTACTTAGTTTTCCCTTAAGCTATCCCATTTACTATATAACGCAACTTGTTCAGCCCTAGTCCTGATTTAAGCGTTTCTTAATTAATCGCCCTCAAGGGAGAAAATCACCAGAACTTGATAATTTTCCTCTACACTAGAAAAGCTAATAATTTTAAGCGAGCTTAGAGACAAGACTGTGCCTAAACGTAATTGGTTACTTTCGCTGTTAGTGGGTGTGGGATTATGGCAGTTGAGTTTGCCAGCAACGGCTCAAATGCTCTTACCTTATACCCCTCAACTGAATGCAGAACAACTTGAACAACAAGGGTTAGAAGTCGCGGAAGAAGCGGCTCAATTAATCCGCTTTCAACAATACGACTTGGCTTTATCCCGGGCCAAACTCGCTACCCAGTTAGCCCCAAATAAGTATCAACCTTGGTTTATTCTAGGAACTTTGTATGTGATACAACAGCAAGTAGAACCAGGAATCGCGGCTTTAAATAAAGCTTTAGAGCTTGAGCCAAAAGAAGTGGGAATTAAATTTACCCTGGGAAATGCTTATTTTCAAGTGGGAAATTATGCAGAAGCTGTTACCCAGTTAGAAGAAGGGTTAAAACTTAAACCAGACGTGCCGGCCGCTCTGTTTGATTTGGGTAATTCTTATCTAAAGTTGGGTAAAATGACCGAGGCGATCGCCGTTTATCAAAAGGCCGTGACTCAACAAAAGGATTTTTGGCCCGCTATTAATAATATTGGTTTAATTAAGTATGAGCAAGGGGATGTTAATGGGGCGATTAAACTGTGGCAAAACGCTCTAGAAATCGATCAAGAACAGGTTGAACCTCAACTAGCCCTTGCTGTGGCCTTCTATACTCAGGGCAAAAAAGAGCAAGCCATCAAATTAGGGGAAGCCGCTTTAAAATTAGACAGTAGCTACGGTGATCTTCAACATCTCAAGGATAATCTTTGGGGAGAAAAGTTACTTAAAGATACACAAAAGTTCTTAACAACGCCTCAAATTCGGGCTATTCTTAATGATCTTGAAGGGAAGTCTTCCTAGGGAAAAACCGGGGACAATTAGGGCGATTATCAGGATAAGAATAATTTCTTATCCTTGATCTATTTGATGATGATTCGTCACCATCTCTAAAATTTGATTGACAAATTGTTGATGATCGACCACAGGTTTAGAAATATAGCCATCTGCCCCACTTTGCTTGAGAAAATGTTCTCGATCGCCTTCCATGGCATGAGCAGTTACCAAAATAACGGGTAATTGGGACGTTTTTGGATCAGCTTTGAGGTATTGGGTAATTTTAATCCCATCCACTGCTTGCCCTTGATAAACGCTATGAGATAGAGAAACATCCATTAATATAATATCAACTTCTCCCGCTTGGGCGATTCTCATCACCTCGTCTACATCTTCAGTCCCTTTGACGATTAATCCCCCTCGTTTCGTTAAAATTTTGGAGAATACACGAAAATTAATGGGATCATCTTCTACAATCAAAACCGTTGTCATAGAACTTTATGGAATGATGGTTGATAGTTTTTGAGATTTAGGGTTGACATGACAATTAGAGTCACTTTAAGCCCGACAACAGTAGCCTACTTTTTTATGAATCTCTTTAAACCATCATATCAGATTAGTCAAGCTTCTGAAAGCATAGAAAAAGTTATAATAAGCATACCTGGCGTTGATTAATTATTAGGAAACATTTCAGATAAAGTAACAGATTGCTGAGTCTGGGAATTAAAATTAAATTATTAATGATAAATAAGTCAACTTAAGCAAAACCTAATCTACCATCAGAGAATTTTAAGAATTTTCTCATGAAAGTCTATTACAGTAAAAGATATCTAAATTTTTCAAGGAGAGTTGACCATGAAATCCGTTGTTAAGAAGTCTGTATTTTTGTTATCAATAGTAACAGCAACAACTATGACATTATTGCCCTTTAATACTAGCGCAGTTGTGGCACAATCCGATTCTCAAGCTAACTGTGTGATGACCCCTCAACCCTATATTTCACCGAATACCTTAGCCATGATGGCCTATCGAGGTGCTTTTTCACAAGAAGGAATTCCTGGTTATCTTGTCTTTAAAACAGAGTTTAAATCGGGAAAAATTACCGCAGATGCCATTGTTAAAGCAGCCATCACTGGTTGTGTTTTGAGCAATAAATATGGCATGGGAGATAATAGTGCTTATGTGGAAGACGTGGCCCAAGAGATTCAAGGGTTTATTCAAGCTCAGAACTAAGGTTTCTCTCGCCAAATAACTAAGACAATTTCTCATACAGACAGGGGTCAACGGCCGTTGACCCCTACCATAATTTATTGTTCTACTAATTCCCCATTGAATTCATTAAAAGTCCGTCGTTTTAATTCTACAGACTGAGAACGAGGTAAGAGATTAAAGACTTCTCTTAAAACATCATCCACAGCTTCATATCTTACCTGGCCTTTCCCATCGAAAATGAGCTTTCCTTGTTGATCTAATACCACAGTTTGGGGAACGGCTCCTTTATAATAATAACCAGCTTCTTGGGGAGTGTAGTTATCTTTAACGGGAATACCATCCACACTAACAGGAATAATATTAGCAGCCCGACCATAAAACTCTTGGATGCGAGAGACAATAAGGGCAAACTGTTTACAATCTCGACTATCATCTAGATAGAAAACCAGAACTGTGGGCATTTCACGCTTTAAAGAGTCCATTAAGGTTAACTTAGCCGGAACTAAAGAACCATTGCCCGCATAGACAACAAAAATATTGCCGTCGAGACGATCATCATCAACACTCGCTGAAGCGGGACATATTCCCCACAATCCTAACATAAGCCATAGGGTCAGTAAACAAGTAAGACACCCCTTAACGACCCATTGGGATCTGGGTTTGTGATCAACGTGAATTAACGCCATAAATATAGAAACCTTCTCTTGAGTTTGGTTACAATAAGCTCACAAGAAATAATAATCACTACTCTTGTGACTGAGCAGCAGACCACTAAACAATCAACCTCAGGGAAAATTCCCGTGCCGATACCGTTTGCTAATAGCCATTATGCTATTTTAGGGCTTCATCCGTCCGCTTCCGTCAGGGAAATTCGACAGGCCTATCGAGAGCTAAGTAAACGCTATCATCCCGATACGACAGAATTACCATCTTCCTTGGCCACCGCTAAATTTCAACGCTTAAATGAAGCTTATTGCATCTTGAGTAATTCAGAACGGCGATCGCTGTACGATCTGACTATTGGTTATTCTCGTTGGAATGTGATTCAATCGCCAATTGAGAACAAGAATACTAAGGAATGGGCTTACGAGTCCCGTTCTGCTTATCTCGATCCCACGGATCGCCCCTTGTCAGGGGGAGAAATTTTTGCTTTGTTTATTTTAGGTTTAACCTTAGTGGGATGTCTGGTTTTGGCGATTGTTGTGGGAATTCTGCGGGGGGATGAGGGGATTCCTCCCACTGCCCTACCTCAAGATTATGCCTCTATTGCCGTTATTTTCGTCTCTGAGGTGTCTAACCAGGATGTGGCTAACTAAGTTAAGATTCAAGTAGATCTCTGGTGTCTCAACAGTCGTTCAATGCTTAAGTGTTTATGATTTTTCCCTCTTCTGATACGCCCTTATATAACCATCCCCTACCGGCCATTGAGCAATGGCTCTCCAACTTAGGTTGTCAGCAAGACTTACAAAACTTAAACTGTTGGACGATTAGAAAACCTAGCTGGAATGCACAGATTAGTTTAGAAATTGAAGAATTAGCCGTTTGTTATCTCAAAGCAGGTGCAGACGGCTCAGATATTAAGCGCGCCTTCAAATATTCTTTGAGTCGTCAAGATATTGAAGCGGCTGTTTTTGGCGGCCCTTAACTTGGTTAACCTTCCCTTAATGCTAGGAATAGAGAAGGATTCAGGGATAATCAAGAAGATTGTAAGGTACAATGAGATTGTCCCACTCAGGGGATCTGCCTATACCCTAGACGAAAGTCGAGGGAGATTCCTTCCCTTGCCCAAAAGACAAAAATGCGACAAGGGCTACTCTCTCCTAGGAAAAAGCAACCCTTGTGGGAATTACAGATTTAATTGAGGTTGATAGCGTTGCTAAGTTAGAGCCGAAGCAATGCTATTTTTTTGGCTTTCCAAGGTTTTCATCGCCGTTGACAAATAAAGATTTATTCTTCATCTTCGTCAGGGGCCCCAACTTGTTTGAGATGAATATGTTTACGTCCTAGGGTGATCTCAAATTCATCTCCAGGTTCTAATCCCATTTTCTTGGTATAGGCTGAACCAATTAAGAGATTACCATTAGATTGCACACTAATCTTATAGCTGGCTGAACGGCCACCTCTTCCTTGTCCTTCCGAAGTGCTATCGAGTTCGATTCCCTCAGCATCAATTAAAGCGTTGAGAAACTTCATCATATTAACCCGTTCTATCCCATTTTTCGTTTGGGTATAGTAGCCGCAAGATCTCGCTTTTTCTTCTTTGCTGAGGTTTCCTAGCTCTCTTACTTTTTCGAGTAAGGATGTACCGGTTAGGGGTTTGTCTTGTGTCATTAACTTAAACAGTAACTAAGTGAATAATAAGGCTGACAGAATGGGAATTAAGTGGGAAGACAGCAACAACCTAAAAAAATGAGGGTTACTAACTATCTCTCTCCTTATCTTACACACAATTTGTAAAATTTATCCACCATTCGACAAGATCAATAATAATTCATTTTCCCCAATCTTTCGATCAGAATGCTGATTGAATTTACAAATGTTTGACTTTCATCGGTTTAGGGGAGAGAGAGATGTTATAAACTCAACAACAGAGACAAGAGAGTCTAGCCTATTCAAGCAAAAATCTCCAAAAAAACGAAGGAAATGAAACTAACAACTCGCAGTCATTATAGCGTTAAAGCCTTACTAGATCTAAGTTTACAGCCTAACTATGGACCGACTTCAGTAAAAGCGATCGCAATGCGTCAAGATTTACCGGCCCCATACTTAGAAAAATTACTGATTGAAATGCGTCGTTCTGGGTTAGTTAATTCAATGCGTGGTTCCCAAGGAGGCTATCAATTAGCTCGTCAACCCAGTCAAATTTCTTTGGGGCAAATTTTGGAAGCAGTAGGGGAGACAATTGAGCCATTCCCTCACTATAACCCTGATGCTGAACAAGCAGAAGATTGGGTAACATTTAGTCTCTGGAAACGACTTCATGGGAAACTGAAAGAGGCACTTTACAAGATTACCTTAGCGGATCTTTACTATGATGCTCGTAGCTGGCGAGCCTCTCAAGGAGAAGCCATCACTTTTGTTGTCTAAGGAGCTAATTATTATGCAAAATTCTCAGTTATCTGTTACCTATCAAGGGGGCTGTCATTGCGGTGTAGTGCGCTTTCAGGTTACGGTTGACTGCTTTGAAGCTATCATCTGTAATTGTTCTATGTGTCGTAAGAAAGGGTTTATTCACTTACTTGTCCCCCCTGAAAAATTTACCTTAATCAAGGGGGCCGAGAGGCTGACAACTTATACCTTTAATACTCATACAGCCCAACATACTTTTTGTGCAA is part of the Crocosphaera sp. UHCC 0190 genome and harbors:
- a CDS encoding DUF3143 domain-containing protein; translation: MIFPSSDTPLYNHPLPAIEQWLSNLGCQQDLQNLNCWTIRKPSWNAQISLEIEELAVCYLKAGADGSDIKRAFKYSLSRQDIEAAVFGGP
- a CDS encoding AbrB family transcriptional regulator, with amino-acid sequence MTQDKPLTGTSLLEKVRELGNLSKEEKARSCGYYTQTKNGIERVNMMKFLNALIDAEGIELDSTSEGQGRGGRSASYKISVQSNGNLLIGSAYTKKMGLEPGDEFEITLGRKHIHLKQVGAPDEDEE
- a CDS encoding J domain-containing protein gives rise to the protein MTEQQTTKQSTSGKIPVPIPFANSHYAILGLHPSASVREIRQAYRELSKRYHPDTTELPSSLATAKFQRLNEAYCILSNSERRSLYDLTIGYSRWNVIQSPIENKNTKEWAYESRSAYLDPTDRPLSGGEIFALFILGLTLVGCLVLAIVVGILRGDEGIPPTALPQDYASIAVIFVSEVSNQDVAN
- a CDS encoding Rrf2 family transcriptional regulator, encoding MKLTTRSHYSVKALLDLSLQPNYGPTSVKAIAMRQDLPAPYLEKLLIEMRRSGLVNSMRGSQGGYQLARQPSQISLGQILEAVGETIEPFPHYNPDAEQAEDWVTFSLWKRLHGKLKEALYKITLADLYYDARSWRASQGEAITFVV
- a CDS encoding GFA family protein: MQNSQLSVTYQGGCHCGVVRFQVTVDCFEAIICNCSMCRKKGFIHLLVPPEKFTLIKGAERLTTYTFNTHTAQHTFCAICGIHSFYHPRSHPGWFDVNLHCLDEDVLSNFKLQPFDGANWEENVDKIRHSDSES